One genomic segment of Aliarcobacter cibarius includes these proteins:
- the ccoG gene encoding cytochrome c oxidase accessory protein CcoG, protein MSEKNEYLNKTSYRKKRYFAYIIATIFSLSLPFIQINGNQIFLLSFDKKQLHLMGTAFDMQELYLMPFLLMLLFLGIFAATSIGGRAWCGWTCPQTIFRVIYRDLIESTLLGLRRIKNKQKEIDLSKNENRVKKAIGVILWSILSLVAASNFMWFFIPPADFFAYLQNPTEHLFLIGMVLCIAGFLIYDVIILKEDFCVYICPYSRVQSVLYDNDTMHAIYSTKRGGNIYNEQKEKTIFKIKDFTDSSSECTACEACVTVCPTHIDIRKGLQLECINCLECVDACTTVMGKLGKPSLVQWSSTNTIVEDKPTKIFRKTTIMYFVALSLVLGLLFAMSGEKEYMLLNVNKDTELYKIKEDNVVTNNYLLLFQNTESKTLTYELEVVDNPDIKITRFEPFTLSPGKMAKKIVILETNKLLINDNTKDTPLIVTLKAYAKEDPEKVKVFRNATFFFPRADKLK, encoded by the coding sequence ATGAGTGAAAAAAATGAATATCTAAATAAGACCTCTTATCGTAAGAAAAGATATTTTGCATATATTATTGCTACAATATTTTCTTTATCTTTACCATTTATTCAAATAAACGGTAATCAAATTTTCTTACTATCTTTTGATAAGAAACAGTTACACTTAATGGGAACAGCGTTTGATATGCAAGAGCTATATCTTATGCCATTTTTATTAATGCTTCTATTTTTAGGTATTTTTGCGGCAACATCTATTGGTGGAAGAGCTTGGTGTGGTTGGACATGTCCTCAAACAATATTTAGGGTTATTTATAGAGATTTAATTGAGTCAACACTTTTAGGTTTAAGAAGAATAAAAAATAAACAAAAAGAGATAGATTTAAGTAAAAATGAAAATAGAGTTAAAAAAGCTATTGGAGTTATTTTATGGTCAATTTTATCATTAGTAGCAGCTTCTAATTTTATGTGGTTCTTTATTCCTCCTGCTGATTTTTTTGCATATTTACAAAATCCAACAGAACATCTGTTTCTTATTGGTATGGTTTTATGTATTGCAGGATTTTTAATATATGATGTAATAATTTTAAAAGAAGATTTTTGTGTATATATTTGTCCATATTCAAGAGTACAATCAGTTTTATATGACAATGATACAATGCATGCTATTTATTCTACTAAAAGAGGTGGAAATATATACAATGAACAAAAAGAAAAGACAATTTTTAAAATAAAAGATTTCACTGATTCTTCTAGTGAGTGTACAGCATGTGAAGCTTGTGTTACAGTTTGTCCTACTCATATTGATATTAGAAAAGGTTTACAACTTGAATGTATAAACTGTCTTGAGTGTGTTGATGCATGTACAACTGTAATGGGAAAATTAGGAAAACCTTCTTTAGTTCAATGGTCTAGTACAAATACAATTGTTGAAGATAAACCAACAAAAATATTTAGAAAAACTACAATAATGTATTTTGTAGCATTATCTTTAGTTTTAGGATTATTATTTGCAATGAGTGGTGAAAAAGAGTATATGCTTTTAAATGTAAATAAAGATACAGAACTTTATAAAATAAAAGAAGATAATGTAGTAACAAATAATTATTTATTACTTTTCCAAAACACAGAGTCAAAAACTTTAACATATGAACTTGAAGTTGTAGATAATCCTGATATTAAAATCACAAGATTTGAACCATTTACATTAAGTCCTGGAAAAATGGCAAAAAAAATTGTTATTCTTGAAACAAATAAACTTTTGATAAATGATAATACAAAAGATACACCTTTAATAGTTACTTTAAAGGCTTATGCAAAAGAGGATCCAGAAAAAGTTAAAGTATTTAGAAATGCAACTTTCTTCTTCCCAAGAGCGGATAAACTAAAATAG
- a CDS encoding thioredoxin family protein, whose protein sequence is MNFIFRKLMLFFIVAFCTTNIFAKEGKVIGASNHTIPSWFKDSFLDINEDIAEASEKNKHFMIFLDFEGCPYCSKMLKESFEDDNNTSKFIKTNFDVIELNVKGSKEVTWTDGEVLTEKELTEKLKIQYSPTVLIFSPNKDIVARINGYRNSTDFQYILDFVQTKKYETMDLVSYLNKIEKKEIYSLKENNMFKNITDMSKISTPLAIIFEDGSCTQCEHFHTKILTDKDVKSEFTKFTIVRIDANSNNEVITPDGLKITPKEWVKKINLDYRPGILLYDNKKLITTIDALLFPFHFKEVLNYVSGKHYLKYPNSYLDFLRVRQDELLKKGEIINVGE, encoded by the coding sequence ATGAATTTCATATTCAGAAAATTAATGCTCTTTTTTATAGTAGCATTTTGCACAACAAATATATTTGCAAAAGAAGGTAAAGTAATCGGTGCTTCAAACCATACAATACCAAGTTGGTTCAAAGATAGTTTCTTAGATATAAATGAGGATATTGCAGAGGCCAGTGAAAAAAATAAACATTTTATGATTTTTTTAGATTTTGAAGGTTGTCCTTATTGTTCTAAAATGTTAAAAGAAAGTTTTGAAGATGACAATAATACAAGTAAATTCATAAAAACAAATTTTGATGTAATTGAGCTTAATGTAAAAGGAAGCAAAGAGGTAACTTGGACTGATGGTGAAGTTTTAACAGAAAAAGAATTAACTGAAAAATTAAAAATTCAATATAGCCCTACTGTTCTTATTTTCTCTCCTAATAAAGATATAGTTGCAAGAATTAATGGTTATAGAAATAGCACTGATTTTCAATATATTCTGGACTTTGTTCAAACAAAAAAATATGAAACTATGGATTTAGTTTCTTATTTGAATAAGATTGAGAAAAAAGAAATTTATTCTTTAAAGGAGAATAATATGTTTAAAAACATAACTGATATGTCTAAAATTTCAACTCCACTTGCCATAATCTTTGAAGATGGAAGTTGTACTCAATGCGAACATTTTCATACTAAAATTCTTACAGATAAAGATGTAAAAAGTGAATTTACTAAATTTACAATTGTTAGAATAGATGCAAATAGCAATAATGAAGTTATAACTCCAGATGGTTTAAAAATAACTCCAAAAGAGTGGGTTAAAAAAATAAATCTAGATTATAGACCTGGTATTCTACTTTATGATAATAAAAAATTAATTACAACGATTGATGCATTACTTTTCCCTTTCCATTTTAAAGAAGTTTTAAATTATGTAAGTGGGAAACACTATTTAAAATACCCTAATAGTTATTTGGATTTTTTAAGAGTAAGACAAGATGAACTTTTGAAAAAAGGTGAGATAATCAATGTTGGCGAATAA
- a CDS encoding aspartate aminotransferase family protein, protein MKEIEKLDKDYVLHTYARNYVNFKKGINATLYDDENKDYIDFTSGIAVCSVGHGNKRVADKIYEQVSNITHISNLYAIEPQAKLAKRLAELSGYDIRTFFANSGAEANEGAIKIARTYGETKFANKRYKVITLEHSFHGRTITTVKATGQSSMHQSKFAPYPEGFSYNHTIDDIYNSIDNETVAVMIELVQGEGGVQPFDKEKIQELAKFLKQNDILLIIDEVQTGVYRTGEFLASNLYDIEPDIITLAKGLGGGVPIGAIMTKHKDIFAPGDHGSTFGGNYLVTTAALEVLDILEEVKDSGALDETIIYFNSKLNEVYENNKEIFTANVGLGLMRGLRVKDADTLALLIKTAFNCGVLVLKAGKNTMRLLPALTISKSEIDEGFIRLQKALTKIKA, encoded by the coding sequence ATGAAAGAGATAGAAAAGTTAGATAAAGATTATGTGTTACATACATATGCTAGAAATTATGTTAATTTCAAAAAAGGTATAAACGCAACGTTATACGATGATGAAAACAAAGATTATATAGATTTTACATCAGGAATTGCTGTTTGTAGTGTAGGTCATGGAAATAAAAGAGTTGCTGATAAAATTTATGAGCAAGTATCAAATATTACGCATATTTCAAACTTATATGCTATTGAACCTCAAGCAAAATTGGCAAAGAGATTAGCTGAATTAAGTGGTTATGATATTAGAACTTTTTTTGCAAATAGTGGTGCAGAAGCAAATGAAGGTGCTATAAAAATTGCAAGAACTTATGGTGAAACAAAATTTGCAAATAAAAGATATAAGGTAATAACTCTTGAACATTCATTTCATGGAAGAACTATTACAACTGTAAAAGCAACAGGTCAAAGTTCTATGCATCAAAGTAAGTTTGCTCCATATCCTGAGGGGTTTTCTTATAATCATACAATAGATGATATATATAATTCAATTGACAATGAAACAGTTGCTGTTATGATAGAACTTGTTCAAGGTGAGGGTGGAGTTCAACCATTTGATAAAGAAAAAATTCAAGAGTTAGCAAAATTTTTAAAACAAAATGATATTTTACTAATTATTGATGAGGTTCAAACAGGTGTTTATAGAACAGGAGAATTTTTAGCTTCTAATTTATATGATATTGAACCAGATATTATAACTTTAGCAAAAGGTTTAGGTGGTGGAGTTCCAATAGGAGCTATCATGACCAAACACAAAGATATATTTGCTCCAGGAGATCATGGTTCAACTTTTGGTGGTAATTATTTAGTTACAACAGCAGCACTTGAAGTTTTAGATATCCTTGAAGAAGTTAAAGATAGTGGAGCTTTAGATGAAACTATTATTTACTTTAATTCTAAATTAAATGAAGTTTATGAAAATAATAAAGAGATTTTTACAGCTAATGTTGGTTTAGGATTAATGAGAGGATTAAGAGTAAAAGATGCAGATACTTTAGCTCTTTTAATTAAAACTGCATTTAATTGTGGAGTTTTAGTTTTAAAAGCTGGTAAAAATACTATGAGACTTCTTCCTGCTCTTACTATTTCAAAAAGTGAAATTGATGAAGGATTTATTAGACTTCAAAAAGCTCTAACTAAGATAAAAGCGTAA
- a CDS encoding dihydroneopterin aldolase produces the protein MTIYIENLTFKCIVGILDFERKKRQRVIVNLSFDYEFKDGSFIDYAEVSELVKRTMKDKKFKLLEDAVKTLSELIKNKYEVENLQLKISKPNILKDCVVSLSL, from the coding sequence ATGACAATTTATATAGAGAATTTAACTTTTAAATGTATAGTAGGAATACTTGATTTTGAAAGGAAAAAGAGGCAGAGAGTTATTGTAAATCTTAGCTTTGATTATGAGTTTAAAGATGGTTCTTTTATTGATTATGCTGAAGTTTCAGAACTTGTAAAAAGGACAATGAAAGATAAAAAATTTAAACTTTTAGAGGATGCTGTCAAGACTTTATCAGAACTTATTAAAAATAAATATGAGGTAGAAAATTTACAATTAAAAATTTCGAAGCCAAATATTTTAAAAGATTGTGTTGTAAGTCTTAGTTTATGA
- the plsY gene encoding glycerol-3-phosphate 1-O-acyltransferase PlsY, translating to MDFFTNQNIIFYLLAYLVGSIPFGLILAKTFAGVDIKTQGSKSIGATNVLRVVKQTNPKLAKKLGVATVVLDALKGTIVLLIGLSLNLSYETLWAMAVLSVLGHCYSIYLGLEGGKGVATGLGVYIVLIPIPTLIGAIVWIVCAKVLKISSLSSLLGLIAVVISSVFINDGLNIGSNVPMYLIAFIILYKHIPNIVRLIKGEEKKVI from the coding sequence ATGGATTTTTTCACAAATCAAAATATAATTTTTTATCTTTTAGCCTATTTAGTTGGGTCTATCCCTTTTGGTCTTATTTTGGCAAAAACTTTTGCAGGTGTTGATATAAAAACTCAAGGAAGTAAGAGTATAGGAGCTACTAATGTATTAAGAGTAGTGAAGCAAACAAATCCAAAATTAGCAAAAAAATTAGGTGTAGCAACAGTAGTTTTAGATGCGTTAAAAGGAACTATTGTTTTACTTATTGGACTTAGTTTAAACTTAAGTTATGAAACTCTTTGGGCAATGGCTGTTTTAAGTGTTCTTGGACATTGTTACTCTATTTATCTTGGTCTTGAAGGTGGAAAAGGTGTAGCCACTGGACTTGGAGTTTACATAGTATTAATTCCTATTCCAACTTTAATTGGTGCTATTGTGTGGATAGTTTGTGCAAAAGTATTGAAAATTTCTTCTCTTTCAAGTCTTTTGGGACTTATAGCTGTTGTTATAAGTTCAGTTTTTATAAATGATGGATTGAATATTGGTTCAAATGTACCAATGTATTTAATTGCTTTTATTATTTTATATAAACATATACCAAATATTGTAAGACTTATTAAAGGTGAAGAGAAAAAAGTAATATGA
- the nadA gene encoding quinolinate synthase NadA — MNYKEEILKLKNELDVVLVAHFYQRDEVFELADITGDSLELAKKVMESDKEFVVFCGVGFMGESAKILNPQKRILMPRIACCAMARMIDESYFLENLKKMNEAGISNDDILPITYINSSASVKARVGEMGGMVCTSSNAYKIIEKGLKSGKKIFFVPDRCLGQNFAKSLGLKSAVIGDGSNLKEADIICYNGFCSVHQQFNIDDIDFYREKYPGIIVAVHPECDPAVCDKADFVGSTSQLIKFIKELPIDQKVVVGTEFNMVNRLREKNTYILSSTKPECPTMNETTLEHVYNTLKSIKDNKISELTEIKVDEKTRYWAKIALERMFEV, encoded by the coding sequence TTGAATTATAAAGAAGAGATTTTAAAACTAAAAAATGAGTTAGATGTAGTACTTGTAGCTCATTTTTACCAAAGAGATGAAGTATTTGAACTAGCTGATATAACTGGAGATAGTCTTGAATTAGCAAAAAAGGTTATGGAAAGTGATAAAGAGTTTGTAGTATTTTGTGGTGTTGGATTCATGGGAGAGAGTGCAAAAATTTTGAATCCTCAAAAAAGAATTCTAATGCCAAGAATCGCTTGTTGTGCAATGGCTAGAATGATAGATGAAAGTTATTTTTTAGAAAATCTAAAAAAAATGAATGAAGCCGGAATTTCAAACGATGATATTCTACCTATTACATACATTAACTCTAGTGCTAGTGTAAAAGCTAGAGTTGGAGAAATGGGAGGAATGGTTTGTACTTCATCTAATGCCTATAAAATAATAGAAAAGGGTCTAAAATCAGGTAAAAAAATATTTTTTGTTCCTGATCGTTGTTTAGGTCAAAATTTTGCAAAAAGTTTAGGTTTAAAATCTGCTGTTATAGGAGATGGTTCAAATTTAAAAGAGGCTGATATAATTTGTTACAACGGTTTTTGTAGCGTTCATCAACAGTTTAATATAGATGATATAGATTTTTATAGAGAAAAATATCCAGGAATTATAGTAGCTGTCCATCCAGAGTGTGATCCTGCAGTTTGTGATAAAGCAGATTTTGTTGGTTCTACTTCACAACTAATAAAATTTATAAAAGAACTACCAATTGATCAAAAAGTTGTTGTTGGAACTGAATTTAATATGGTTAACCGTTTAAGAGAAAAAAATACTTATATTTTAAGTTCAACAAAACCAGAGTGTCCAACAATGAATGAGACAACTTTAGAACACGTTTATAACACTTTGAAATCAATAAAAGATAACAAAATTAGTGAATTAACAGAAATAAAAGTAGATGAAAAAACAAGATATTGGGCAAAAATAGCATTAGAGAGGATGTTTGAAGTATGA
- the nadC gene encoding carboxylating nicotinate-nucleotide diphosphorylase: MIHIKRFVKQAITEDNGRGDLFYDIAPDGNFTAKIISKSDGILAGVMYAEVLARTEKIKVEFLKKDGDTIKAGDILAKLEGRASKLLSTERTFLNMLQHASGIATMANKFSSLIEDLNVVLLDTRKTRPHLRDFEKYASRIGGAINHRLGLDDCLMLKDTHLRTIENLKEFVKRARKRISWVTKIEIECETFDQVKVAMDAGADIIMCDNMTPTQIKEVVEFRNKNYPYIMLEASGNISLKTIREYASTGVDAVSSGSIIHQATWLDFSMRVD; encoded by the coding sequence ATGATACATATAAAAAGATTTGTAAAGCAAGCCATTACTGAAGATAATGGTAGGGGAGATTTATTTTATGATATAGCCCCTGATGGTAATTTTACAGCGAAAATTATCTCAAAAAGTGACGGTATATTAGCAGGTGTTATGTATGCAGAAGTTCTTGCTAGAACTGAAAAAATAAAAGTTGAATTCTTAAAAAAGGATGGTGATACAATAAAAGCTGGTGATATTCTAGCTAAACTTGAAGGAAGAGCTTCTAAACTACTTTCAACTGAAAGAACTTTTTTAAATATGCTTCAGCATGCAAGTGGTATTGCTACAATGGCAAATAAATTTTCAAGTTTAATAGAAGATTTAAATGTAGTTTTACTTGATACTAGAAAAACTAGACCCCATTTAAGAGATTTTGAAAAATATGCTTCTAGAATTGGTGGAGCAATAAACCATAGACTTGGTCTTGATGATTGTTTAATGCTAAAAGATACTCACTTACGAACTATTGAAAATTTAAAAGAGTTTGTAAAAAGAGCTAGAAAAAGAATCTCTTGGGTTACAAAAATAGAGATAGAATGTGAAACATTTGATCAAGTAAAAGTTGCTATGGATGCTGGTGCTGATATAATAATGTGTGATAATATGACTCCTACTCAAATAAAAGAAGTTGTAGAATTTAGAAATAAAAACTATCCTTATATAATGCTTGAAGCAAGTGGAAATATTAGTCTAAAAACTATTAGAGAATATGCTAGTACTGGGGTAGATGCTGTTAGCAGTGGAAGTATAATCCACCAAGCAACTTGGCTTGATTTTTCTATGAGAGTTGATTAA
- a CDS encoding DHH family phosphoesterase gives MKKDFILNNKIDMSLYSKALELIEKSRYILIVTHVNPDPDSIGSGLALSNLFFENKIKHKVFNVSSDLPQNLDFLNRFDKITNILPPFYDLVISVDCGTYKRLGFEVPKDIPLINFDHHASNENFGTINLVDPYKSSTAEIVFEFFKHNGLYITKNSASALYTGIYDDTLAFSLGRCDEETFKKVNFLVECGASPSFIANKLLRRDSLAKYRIIPKVLDSLELYKEGEIASIIALPEWFKSTGAHSRDCEDALDMIMSMGIVKIAFFTRSINDSCRISLRSKEGINVSKIASVFDGGGHFNAAGCTIETKDVLEAKNLVLKEILEIYK, from the coding sequence TTGAAAAAAGATTTTATTTTAAATAATAAAATAGATATGAGCTTATACTCAAAAGCTTTAGAGTTAATAGAAAAAAGTAGATATATTTTAATAGTAACTCATGTAAATCCTGATCCTGATTCTATTGGATCTGGATTAGCATTATCAAATCTATTTTTTGAAAATAAGATTAAACATAAAGTATTTAATGTAAGCTCTGACTTACCACAAAATCTTGATTTTTTAAATAGATTTGACAAAATAACTAATATCCTTCCTCCTTTTTACGATTTAGTAATTAGTGTTGATTGTGGAACATACAAAAGATTGGGATTTGAAGTACCAAAAGATATCCCACTAATAAATTTTGATCATCATGCTTCAAATGAAAATTTTGGAACTATAAATTTAGTAGATCCATACAAAAGTAGTACAGCTGAAATAGTTTTTGAATTTTTTAAACACAATGGTTTGTACATAACAAAAAATAGTGCTAGTGCTTTATATACAGGTATTTATGATGATACTTTAGCTTTTTCTTTAGGAAGATGCGATGAAGAAACTTTTAAAAAAGTAAATTTTTTAGTTGAGTGTGGTGCAAGTCCATCTTTTATTGCAAATAAGCTATTAAGAAGAGATTCTTTGGCAAAATACAGAATAATTCCAAAAGTTTTAGATAGTCTTGAATTATATAAAGAGGGTGAGATTGCTTCAATTATTGCTCTTCCGGAATGGTTTAAAAGCACTGGTGCTCATAGTAGAGATTGTGAAGATGCCTTAGATATGATTATGAGTATGGGAATTGTAAAGATTGCTTTTTTTACAAGATCAATAAATGACTCATGCAGAATCTCTCTTCGATCTAAAGAAGGAATTAATGTATCAAAAATAGCTTCAGTTTTTGATGGCGGTGGTCATTTTAATGCTGCTGGTTGTACAATAGAAACAAAAGATGTATTAGAAGCAAAAAATTTAGTATTAAAGGAAATTCTTGAAATTTACAAATAA
- a CDS encoding M23 family metallopeptidase, which produces MKFTNKININRFSLNELAIYASLIIVLTIAGFIFFSPTFERESPVVKFENEIEGKEIYWNFKTPIKVLIAEKNGIKSFKAIFNDGTTNFELESKIESEDLEKGIYSVELKAPKIAEQTKSTAGTINIEVYDNSQWNFFAGNKTLKNINLVVDKRSPTINVVSNSYMIKQGGSGVLIAEINDENLKDYYVSFNDQEIFEMFPFHKKNFFISIITWPIDINEFKGVNIIAKDSAGNKSSMRVPFYIQNFKPKIDNLKISDEFVNSVSKNVLELSNENVPNSTVDAFVKANKELREKNLKTIRDVTRKNFANSNEIPFELKTFVRMTNAATFAMFGERRHYFYNEEKIDEAWHLGMDWASTKQANIYTTNPGKVIYKDYLGIYGNSIIIDHGYGVASLYAHTSSQNVEVGDFVNAGTHIGNTGSTGAVFGDHLHFGILIQGIEANPNEWLDYNWIKLNLTNTMNSAIKIIDGNNNETKNTK; this is translated from the coding sequence TTGAAATTTACAAATAAAATTAATATAAATAGATTTAGTCTAAATGAGTTGGCAATTTATGCCTCTTTAATTATAGTTTTAACGATTGCAGGTTTTATATTTTTTTCTCCTACTTTTGAAAGAGAATCACCTGTTGTAAAATTTGAAAATGAAATTGAAGGTAAGGAAATTTATTGGAACTTTAAAACTCCAATCAAAGTATTAATTGCTGAAAAAAATGGAATAAAATCATTTAAAGCTATCTTTAACGATGGAACTACAAATTTTGAACTTGAAAGTAAAATTGAATCAGAGGATTTAGAAAAAGGAATTTATAGTGTTGAACTAAAAGCACCAAAAATTGCAGAACAAACAAAATCAACAGCTGGAACAATAAATATTGAAGTTTATGACAACAGCCAATGGAATTTTTTTGCTGGGAACAAAACTCTAAAAAATATAAATTTAGTTGTTGATAAAAGAAGTCCTACTATAAATGTTGTATCAAATTCATATATGATAAAACAAGGTGGTAGTGGTGTTTTAATTGCTGAAATTAATGATGAGAATTTAAAAGATTATTATGTATCTTTTAATGATCAAGAAATTTTCGAAATGTTCCCTTTTCACAAAAAGAACTTTTTTATATCTATTATTACATGGCCTATAGATATAAATGAATTTAAAGGTGTAAATATTATTGCAAAAGATAGCGCTGGAAATAAATCAAGTATGAGAGTTCCATTTTATATTCAAAATTTTAAACCAAAAATCGACAACTTAAAAATAAGTGATGAATTTGTAAATAGCGTTAGTAAAAATGTTTTAGAATTAAGTAATGAAAATGTACCTAATTCAACAGTTGATGCTTTTGTTAAGGCAAATAAAGAGTTAAGAGAAAAAAATCTTAAAACAATAAGAGATGTTACAAGAAAGAATTTTGCAAACTCAAATGAAATTCCATTTGAATTAAAAACTTTTGTAAGAATGACAAATGCAGCAACATTTGCGATGTTTGGAGAGAGAAGACACTATTTTTATAATGAAGAAAAAATTGATGAAGCTTGGCACTTAGGTATGGATTGGGCTAGTACAAAACAAGCAAATATTTATACAACAAATCCAGGTAAAGTTATATACAAAGACTATTTGGGAATTTATGGGAATAGTATAATTATTGACCATGGTTATGGAGTAGCATCCCTTTATGCTCATACTAGCTCACAAAATGTTGAAGTTGGTGATTTTGTAAATGCTGGAACTCATATAGGAAATACTGGGTCAACAGGAGCTGTATTTGGAGACCATTTACACTTTGGTATTTTAATTCAAGGTATAGAAGCAAATCCAAACGAATGGCTAGATTACAATTGGATAAAATTAAATCTTACAAACACAATGAACAGTGCAATAAAAATTATAGACGGAAACAATAATGAAACAAAGAACACTAAATAA
- the lpxC gene encoding UDP-3-O-acyl-N-acetylglucosamine deacetylase: MKQRTLNKSIEIVGIGLHKGVPVKMRLEPLPENSGIIIYRSDASVTIPLKKEYVVDTKMATVLGKDGVIVSTIEHLLSSIYAYGIDNLRIVLDNDEVPILDGSASGYCMLIEEAGIKEQEESKKVIKIKKEVTVTTEDGKKVSLKPSNRIIYDFEIKFNHPAIGVQKYHFDYSIEDYKESIAKARTFGFLHEVQYLRSIGLALGGSMENAIVLDETKILNPEGLRYDDEFVRHKILDAIGDMALLEYTMIGEYDAIAGSHHLNHLLTKKLYEDKENYEIIDLEEAKYEAEMFELAFAKQLSEN, encoded by the coding sequence ATGAAACAAAGAACACTAAATAAAAGTATAGAAATTGTAGGTATTGGCCTACATAAAGGTGTCCCCGTAAAAATGAGACTAGAACCACTTCCAGAAAATAGTGGTATTATTATTTATAGAAGTGATGCTAGTGTTACAATTCCTCTTAAAAAAGAGTATGTAGTAGATACAAAAATGGCTACAGTTTTAGGTAAAGATGGAGTTATTGTTTCAACAATAGAGCATCTTCTATCTTCAATTTATGCATACGGAATTGATAACTTAAGAATCGTTCTAGACAATGATGAAGTACCAATTTTAGATGGAAGTGCATCTGGTTATTGTATGCTAATAGAAGAAGCTGGAATAAAAGAACAAGAAGAAAGTAAAAAAGTAATTAAAATCAAAAAAGAGGTAACTGTTACAACAGAAGATGGTAAAAAAGTTTCACTAAAACCTTCTAACAGAATTATTTATGATTTTGAAATTAAATTCAATCATCCAGCAATAGGTGTTCAAAAATATCATTTTGATTACTCAATTGAAGATTATAAAGAAAGCATTGCAAAAGCTAGAACATTTGGATTTTTACATGAAGTACAATATTTAAGAAGTATTGGTTTAGCACTTGGTGGTTCTATGGAAAATGCAATAGTTTTAGATGAAACTAAAATTCTAAATCCTGAAGGACTTAGATATGATGATGAATTTGTTAGACACAAAATTCTTGATGCAATTGGAGATATGGCTCTTTTAGAATACACAATGATTGGTGAATATGATGCAATCGCAGGTAGTCATCACCTAAATCACCTTCTAACAAAAAAGCTTTATGAAGATAAAGAAAATTATGAAATAATTGATCTTGAAGAGGCTAAATATGAAGCTGAAATGTTTGAGCTTGCATTTGCAAAACAGTTGAGTGAAAATTGA
- the thrB gene encoding homoserine kinase, translated as MRISVPATSANLGPGFDCLGLAVSLKNQVVIRPSKFHSVSLKGEGANNPALKDNNMFISIFNDFYHNLSNKKRFFRFEFFNEIPLSRGLGSSSAVIVSAIASAYAIEGIELERDKLLNLALAYESHPDNITPAVMGGFNVATVQDNEVKYINKHMPRSLKAVIVVPNRPISTQLSRKTLPFKYSKEDTVFNISHSSLLTAAFMSENWEMLKHASQDMVHQKYRMKHMPELFDVQKTALKNGALMSTLSGSGSTLFSIAYNQEANKLELALKAKFPHFRVFTLDFDNQGVKIEI; from the coding sequence TTGAGAATAAGCGTTCCAGCTACAAGTGCTAACTTAGGTCCTGGTTTTGATTGTTTAGGTTTAGCAGTATCACTTAAAAATCAAGTAGTAATTAGACCATCAAAGTTTCATAGCGTATCATTAAAAGGGGAAGGGGCTAATAATCCTGCATTAAAAGATAACAATATGTTCATCTCTATTTTTAATGATTTTTATCACAATTTATCAAACAAAAAAAGATTTTTTAGGTTTGAATTTTTTAATGAAATCCCACTTTCAAGAGGATTAGGTAGCTCTTCAGCTGTAATAGTATCAGCAATTGCAAGTGCATATGCTATTGAAGGAATAGAACTTGAAAGAGACAAATTACTAAATTTAGCTCTAGCCTATGAAAGTCATCCAGATAATATAACACCAGCAGTTATGGGTGGATTTAATGTTGCAACAGTTCAAGATAATGAAGTAAAATACATAAATAAACATATGCCTAGAAGTTTAAAAGCTGTAATAGTTGTTCCAAATAGACCAATTTCAACACAACTTTCAAGAAAAACTTTGCCTTTTAAATATTCAAAAGAGGATACAGTTTTCAATATTTCTCATTCATCTCTTTTAACAGCTGCATTTATGAGTGAAAATTGGGAAATGCTAAAACATGCTTCTCAAGATATGGTTCACCAAAAGTATAGAATGAAACATATGCCAGAACTTTTTGATGTACAAAAGACTGCTTTAAAAAATGGTGCTTTAATGAGTACATTATCAGGTTCGGGTTCTACTTTATTTTCTATAGCTTACAATCAAGAAGCAAATAAATTGGAACTAGCTTTAAAAGCTAAATTTCCTCATTTTAGAGTATTTACTCTAGATTTTGATAATCAAGGTGTAAAAATTGAGATTTGA